A genomic region of Phragmites australis chromosome 2, lpPhrAust1.1, whole genome shotgun sequence contains the following coding sequences:
- the LOC133909427 gene encoding uncharacterized protein LOC133909427 produces MAHYQEVDYSSEEVRSVANPAAGFGCHGGGGVQQHVVKETFQEVDKVSRAGGRGHQGHGSGHFEARETKFEEDVNTCTGEFHERKESLVVRAD; encoded by the coding sequence ATGGCGCACTACCAGGAGGTGGACTACAGCTCGGAGGAGGTGAGGTCGGTGGCCAACCCGGCCGCCGGCTTCGGCTgccacggcggcggtggcgtccAGCAGCACGTTGTCAAGGAGACGTTCCAGGAGGTTGACAAGGTCTCACGCGCCGGCGGCAGGGGCCACCAAGGCCATGGCTCCGGCCACTTCGAGGCGCGCGAGACCAAGTTCGAGGAGGACGTGAACACCTGCACCGGTGAGTTCCACGAGCGCAAGGAGAGCCTCGTCGTCAGGGCTGACTGA